The following are encoded together in the Lathyrus oleraceus cultivar Zhongwan6 chromosome 3, CAAS_Psat_ZW6_1.0, whole genome shotgun sequence genome:
- the LOC127127922 gene encoding uncharacterized protein LOC127127922 encodes MVDHQTVCCMCGDVGFPDKLFRCNKCRNRFQHSYCSNYYGEQAEIEQCDWCQSEEKNSRHTVSNSKKPATEIVGATTNRSEYSGEKIMKQHDREESGSEKGKSPSPSPRTATRRYKLLKDVMC; translated from the exons ATGGTGGATCATCAAACCGTTTGCTGCATGTGCGGTGACGTTGGTTTCCCTGACAAGCTTTTCCGTTGCAACAAATGCCGCAACCGCTTCCAACACTC GTATTGTAGCAACTACTACGGAGAACAAGCGGAGATAGAACAGTGCGATTGGTGCCAAAGCGAGGAGAAGAATTCAAGACATACAGTTTCAAATTCAAAGAAACCAGCGACGGAGATCGTCGGAGCAACAACGAACCGTTCGGAATATTCCGGCGAGAAAATAATGAAACAGCATGACCGCGAAGAGAGTGGCTCTGAAAAAGGAAAGAGTCCTTCTCCGTCGCCGCGAACCGCCACACGTAGGTACAAGCTTCTCAAGGATGTAATGTGTTAG